One Cyprinus carpio isolate SPL01 chromosome B25, ASM1834038v1, whole genome shotgun sequence genomic region harbors:
- the polg gene encoding DNA polymerase subunit gamma-1 isoform X2, whose product MLRLMSCHRWQTFIRTRVWVRWCSTSVKPKSQQGSDQTRLNPLNIQMLSRNLQVQIFRGQTQEYTDEDVERSIRHLQQHQLWGKETALLPDVELKLPQMYGSDIDEHFSLLAQKQSLPYLDAASQLQRARLPRMPKEWAWEVGWTRYGPGDERQSVNFPEEKAIVFDVEVCMEEGHCPTLAVAVSPNAWYSWCSKRLIEDRYTWSSDLTLSDLIPLETPENYTQPLGGVWQKRLVVGHNVSFDRAHIKEQYLLKGSKMRFLDTMSLHMAISGLTGFQRSLWMASKYGKRKGLQEVKEHMKRLGRRSEGPKIGSWEWVDISSINNLADVHALYVGGEPLRKEARDLFVKGSMADIRTNFQELMQYCALDVLATHEVFIQQLPLFMERCPHPVTLAGMLEMGVCYLPVNQNWKRYVEDAQNTYEELQREMKKSLMILADDACQLLEDERYKDDPWLWDLDWDVQDFKQKKIPVSKKKAKQEAEATAAAKENVPEDWNEDPGPPSEEEQAGLHPSGELLQRIKETVSYLPKRRQHLPAHPSWYRKLCVKMSEAEDWSPGASLISLQMRVTPKLMGLTWDGFPLHYTDKHGWGYLVPGRRNNLDTSEDSEGPVCPYRAIESIYKEYCERKGKEQPQYLDSPPSDDFMLTDSAVWQTVEEMSRLEVFDDEALSTAGPSKGIKKKLNSLAENGNGECPYHNGNGPYNDVNIPGCWFFKLPHKDGNENNVGSPFSKDFLSKMEDGTLQAGRRGTNATRALEINKMMSFWRNAQKRISSQKVVWLRKAELPRTVRRHDDFDEEGQYGAILPQVITAGTVTRRAVEPTWLTASNARKDRVGSELKAMVQVPPGYHLVGADVDSQELWIAAILGEAQFAGMHGCTAFGWMTLQGKKSQGTDLHSRTADAVGISREHAKVFNYGRIYGAGQPFAERLLMQFNHRLSQQKAASKARQMYALTKGLRRYQLSEEGEWLVKELNVEVERAEDGSISLQDLRKISKLASQSPPEGARGSGISQGSVCGQAVQNQRCSISWKVSPTLRNQPLQYLAAGFPELWNLLLFMTSSLPAE is encoded by the exons ATGCTCCGTCTGATGTCATGTCACCGGTGGCAGACCTTCATACGAACTAGAGTTTGGGTGAGATGGTGCTCCACCTCCGTGAAACCCAAATCCCAGCAGGGCTCAGATCAAACCCGCCTGAACCCCCTCAACATCCAGATGCTCTCCAGAAACCTACAGGTGCAGATATTCCGGGGTCAGACGCAGGAGTACACAGACGAGGATGTTGAACGCAGTATAAGACACTTACAGCAGCATCAACTCTGGGGGAAAGAAACCGCCCTGTTGCCTGACGTAGAACTCAAGTTACCTCAAATGTACGGCAGTGACATCGACGAACACTTTAGTTTACTTGCCCAAAAGCAGAGCCTTCCTTACCTAGATGCGGCCAGTCAGCTTCAGAGAGCAAGACTTCCCAGGATGCCCAAGGAGTGGGCTTGGGAAGTGGGCTGGACTCGGTACGGGCCGGGCGATGAGCGCCAAAGTGTGAATTTCCCAGAGGAGAAAGCTATCGTGTTTGATGTGGAAGTGTGTATGGAGGAAGGACACTGTCCTACGCTGGCCGTGGCGGTTTCCCCAAATGCCTG GTACTCATGGTGCAGTAAGAGGCTCATAGAGGACAGGTACACCTGGTCTAGTGATCTGACGCTGTCCGATCTCATCCCCCTGGAGACCCCAGAGAACTACACCCAACCACTGGGCGGTGTCTGGCAGAAGAGGCTTGTGGTTGGACACAACGTGAGCTTTGATCGGGCGCACATTAAAGAACAGTACTTATTAAAA GGCTCCAAAATGCGTTTCCTGGACACAATGAGTCTCCACATGGCAATCTCCGGTCTGACGGGATTCCAGCGCTCACTCTGGATGGCCAGCAAGTACGGCAAGAGAAAAGGGCTACAGGAAGTGAAGGAGCACATGAAGCGGCTTGGCCGAAGATCTGAGGGCCCGAAG ATTGGCTCGTGGGAATGGGTTGATATTAGCAGTATTAATAACCTTGCTGATGTTCATGCTCTCTACGTGGGAGGAGAACCGTTGAGGAAAGAAGCTAGGGATCTGTTCGTGAAGGGCAGCATGGCGGACATTAGGACAAATTTTCAG GAGCTGATGCAGTATTGTGCTCTTGATGTTTTGGCCACACATGAGGTCTTCATTCAACAGTTGCCTCTCTTTATGGAGCG GTGTCCTCACCCAGTGACACTTGCAGGTATGCTAGAAATGGGCGTATGCTATCTTCCGGTCAATCAGAACTGGAAGCGGTACGTGGAAGATGCCCAGAACACTTATGAAGAGCTgcagagagagatgaagaaatcATTGATGATTCTGGCTGACGATGCCTGCCAGTTATTGGAGGATGAGCG GTACAAAGATGATCCCTGGCTGTGGGACTTGGATTGGGACGTTCAGGACTTCAAGCAAAAGAAAATACCTGTAAGCAAGAAGAAAGCCAAACAAGAGGCCgaggcaacagcagcagcaaaagAAAATGTACCAGAAGACTGGAACGAGG ACCCAGGTCCTCCTTCAGAAGAAGAGCAGGCCGGTCTACACCCCAGCGGAGAGCTTTTACAGAGAATAAAAGAGACAGTCAGCTACCTGCCAAAACGGAGACAGCACTTACCGGCCCACCCCAG CTGGTATCGTAAGCTGTGTGTGAAGATGTCTGAGGCCGAGGACTGGTCTCCTGGAGCCAGTCTCATCAGTCTGCAGATGAGGGTCACGCCCAAGCTGATGGGCCTCACATGGGACGGCTTTCCCCTGCACTACACCGACAAACATGGCTGGGGTTACCTGGTACCAGGCCGCAGAAATAACCTGGACACCTCAGAGGACAGTGAAGGACCTGTATGTCCATACAg GGCAATTGAGAGCATCTATAAGGAGTATTGTGAGCGCAAGGGAAAGGAACAGCCCCAGTATCTGGACAGCCCACCTTCTGATGACTTCATGCTGACGGACAGTGCCGTGTGGCAGACG gtTGAAGAAATGAGTCGACTGGAAGTGTTTGATGATGAAGCACTGAGTACAGCAGGCCCATCCAAGGGGATCAAG aaaaaactaaattcattAGCTGAAAATGGAAACGGCGAGTGTCCCTATCACAATGGAAATGGACCATACAATGATGTCAACATCCCTGGATGCTGGTTCTTCAAACTGCCTCATAAG GATGGAAATGAGAACAATGTGGGTAGCCCCTTCTCTAAAGACTTCCTGTCTAAAATGGAGGATGGTACACTTCAAGCAGGACGACGAGGCACCAACGCCACACGAGCGCTCGAGATCAACAAGATGATGTCATTCTGGAGAAATGCTCAAAAACGCATCAG CTCCCAGAAGGTGGTATGGCTCCGTAAGGCAGAACTGCCGCGCACTGTCAGACG ACATGATGACTTTGATGAGGAAGGACAATATGGTGCCATCTTACCACAGGTCATCACAGCTGGAACCGTCACTCGCAGAGCTGTAGAACCAACATGGCTGACTGCAAGTAATGCTCGG aaaGATCGTGTAGGCAGTGAGCTGAAGGCCATGGTGCAGGTGCCTCCTGGGTATCACCTGGTGGGAGCAGATGTGGACTCTCAAGAGCTGTGGATCGCTGCCATACTGGGCGAAGCACAGTTTGCAGGAATGCATG GATGCACAGCGTTTGGATGGATGACGCTCCAGGGAAAGAAAAGTCAGGGCACGGATCTGCATAGCCGTACCGCAGATGCTGTGGGCATTAGCCGTGAACACGCCAAGGTCTTCAACTATGGCCGGATTTATGGGGCTGGCCAGCCGTTTGCTGAGCGACTGCTAATGCAGTTCAATCACAGACTAAGCCAACAGAAAGCAGCTAGTAAAGCTCGCCAGATGTACGCACTTACCAAAGGACTGCGTAG ATATCAGCTGTCTGAGGAAGGGGAATGGTTGGTAAAGGAGTTGAATGTGGAGGTGGAAAGAGCTGAGGATGGCAGCATCTCACTCCAGGATTTGCGTAAAATCTCCAAACTGGCATCTCAAAG TCCTCCAGAAGGAGCAAGAGGAAGTGGAATCTCACAGGGAAGCGTGTGTGGGCAGGCGGTACAGAATCAGAGATGTTCAATAAGCTGGAAAGTATCGCCCACTCTGAGGAACCAGCCACTCCAGTACTTGGCTGCAGGATTTCCAGAGCTCTGGAACCTTCTGCTGTTCATGACGAG TTCATTACCAGCAGAATAA
- the polg gene encoding DNA polymerase subunit gamma-1 isoform X1, with protein sequence MLRLMSCHRWQTFIRTRVWVRWCSTSVKPKSQQGSDQTRLNPLNIQMLSRNLQVQIFRGQTQEYTDEDVERSIRHLQQHQLWGKETALLPDVELKLPQMYGSDIDEHFSLLAQKQSLPYLDAASQLQRARLPRMPKEWAWEVGWTRYGPGDERQSVNFPEEKAIVFDVEVCMEEGHCPTLAVAVSPNAWYSWCSKRLIEDRYTWSSDLTLSDLIPLETPENYTQPLGGVWQKRLVVGHNVSFDRAHIKEQYLLKGSKMRFLDTMSLHMAISGLTGFQRSLWMASKYGKRKGLQEVKEHMKRLGRRSEGPKIGSWEWVDISSINNLADVHALYVGGEPLRKEARDLFVKGSMADIRTNFQELMQYCALDVLATHEVFIQQLPLFMERCPHPVTLAGMLEMGVCYLPVNQNWKRYVEDAQNTYEELQREMKKSLMILADDACQLLEDERYKDDPWLWDLDWDVQDFKQKKIPVSKKKAKQEAEATAAAKENVPEDWNEDPGPPSEEEQAGLHPSGELLQRIKETVSYLPKRRQHLPAHPSWYRKLCVKMSEAEDWSPGASLISLQMRVTPKLMGLTWDGFPLHYTDKHGWGYLVPGRRNNLDTSEDSEGPVCPYRAIESIYKEYCERKGKEQPQYLDSPPSDDFMLTDSAVWQTVEEMSRLEVFDDEALSTAGPSKGIKKKLNSLAENGNGECPYHNGNGPYNDVNIPGCWFFKLPHKDGNENNVGSPFSKDFLSKMEDGTLQAGRRGTNATRALEINKMMSFWRNAQKRISSQKVVWLRKAELPRTVRRHDDFDEEGQYGAILPQVITAGTVTRRAVEPTWLTASNARKDRVGSELKAMVQVPPGYHLVGADVDSQELWIAAILGEAQFAGMHGCTAFGWMTLQGKKSQGTDLHSRTADAVGISREHAKVFNYGRIYGAGQPFAERLLMQFNHRLSQQKAASKARQMYALTKGLRRYQLSEEGEWLVKELNVEVERAEDGSISLQDLRKISKLASQRRSKRKWNLTGKRVWAGGTESEMFNKLESIAHSEEPATPVLGCRISRALEPSAVHDEFITSRINWVVQSSAVDYLHLMLVAMRWLFEEHNIDGRFCISIHDEVRYLVTSEDRHRAALALQITNLLTRCMFAYKLGMMDLPQSVAFFSAVDIDKCLRKEVTMDCVTPSNPTGVERRYGLRQGEALDIYQIIEITKASLAKGKQQARRI encoded by the exons ATGCTCCGTCTGATGTCATGTCACCGGTGGCAGACCTTCATACGAACTAGAGTTTGGGTGAGATGGTGCTCCACCTCCGTGAAACCCAAATCCCAGCAGGGCTCAGATCAAACCCGCCTGAACCCCCTCAACATCCAGATGCTCTCCAGAAACCTACAGGTGCAGATATTCCGGGGTCAGACGCAGGAGTACACAGACGAGGATGTTGAACGCAGTATAAGACACTTACAGCAGCATCAACTCTGGGGGAAAGAAACCGCCCTGTTGCCTGACGTAGAACTCAAGTTACCTCAAATGTACGGCAGTGACATCGACGAACACTTTAGTTTACTTGCCCAAAAGCAGAGCCTTCCTTACCTAGATGCGGCCAGTCAGCTTCAGAGAGCAAGACTTCCCAGGATGCCCAAGGAGTGGGCTTGGGAAGTGGGCTGGACTCGGTACGGGCCGGGCGATGAGCGCCAAAGTGTGAATTTCCCAGAGGAGAAAGCTATCGTGTTTGATGTGGAAGTGTGTATGGAGGAAGGACACTGTCCTACGCTGGCCGTGGCGGTTTCCCCAAATGCCTG GTACTCATGGTGCAGTAAGAGGCTCATAGAGGACAGGTACACCTGGTCTAGTGATCTGACGCTGTCCGATCTCATCCCCCTGGAGACCCCAGAGAACTACACCCAACCACTGGGCGGTGTCTGGCAGAAGAGGCTTGTGGTTGGACACAACGTGAGCTTTGATCGGGCGCACATTAAAGAACAGTACTTATTAAAA GGCTCCAAAATGCGTTTCCTGGACACAATGAGTCTCCACATGGCAATCTCCGGTCTGACGGGATTCCAGCGCTCACTCTGGATGGCCAGCAAGTACGGCAAGAGAAAAGGGCTACAGGAAGTGAAGGAGCACATGAAGCGGCTTGGCCGAAGATCTGAGGGCCCGAAG ATTGGCTCGTGGGAATGGGTTGATATTAGCAGTATTAATAACCTTGCTGATGTTCATGCTCTCTACGTGGGAGGAGAACCGTTGAGGAAAGAAGCTAGGGATCTGTTCGTGAAGGGCAGCATGGCGGACATTAGGACAAATTTTCAG GAGCTGATGCAGTATTGTGCTCTTGATGTTTTGGCCACACATGAGGTCTTCATTCAACAGTTGCCTCTCTTTATGGAGCG GTGTCCTCACCCAGTGACACTTGCAGGTATGCTAGAAATGGGCGTATGCTATCTTCCGGTCAATCAGAACTGGAAGCGGTACGTGGAAGATGCCCAGAACACTTATGAAGAGCTgcagagagagatgaagaaatcATTGATGATTCTGGCTGACGATGCCTGCCAGTTATTGGAGGATGAGCG GTACAAAGATGATCCCTGGCTGTGGGACTTGGATTGGGACGTTCAGGACTTCAAGCAAAAGAAAATACCTGTAAGCAAGAAGAAAGCCAAACAAGAGGCCgaggcaacagcagcagcaaaagAAAATGTACCAGAAGACTGGAACGAGG ACCCAGGTCCTCCTTCAGAAGAAGAGCAGGCCGGTCTACACCCCAGCGGAGAGCTTTTACAGAGAATAAAAGAGACAGTCAGCTACCTGCCAAAACGGAGACAGCACTTACCGGCCCACCCCAG CTGGTATCGTAAGCTGTGTGTGAAGATGTCTGAGGCCGAGGACTGGTCTCCTGGAGCCAGTCTCATCAGTCTGCAGATGAGGGTCACGCCCAAGCTGATGGGCCTCACATGGGACGGCTTTCCCCTGCACTACACCGACAAACATGGCTGGGGTTACCTGGTACCAGGCCGCAGAAATAACCTGGACACCTCAGAGGACAGTGAAGGACCTGTATGTCCATACAg GGCAATTGAGAGCATCTATAAGGAGTATTGTGAGCGCAAGGGAAAGGAACAGCCCCAGTATCTGGACAGCCCACCTTCTGATGACTTCATGCTGACGGACAGTGCCGTGTGGCAGACG gtTGAAGAAATGAGTCGACTGGAAGTGTTTGATGATGAAGCACTGAGTACAGCAGGCCCATCCAAGGGGATCAAG aaaaaactaaattcattAGCTGAAAATGGAAACGGCGAGTGTCCCTATCACAATGGAAATGGACCATACAATGATGTCAACATCCCTGGATGCTGGTTCTTCAAACTGCCTCATAAG GATGGAAATGAGAACAATGTGGGTAGCCCCTTCTCTAAAGACTTCCTGTCTAAAATGGAGGATGGTACACTTCAAGCAGGACGACGAGGCACCAACGCCACACGAGCGCTCGAGATCAACAAGATGATGTCATTCTGGAGAAATGCTCAAAAACGCATCAG CTCCCAGAAGGTGGTATGGCTCCGTAAGGCAGAACTGCCGCGCACTGTCAGACG ACATGATGACTTTGATGAGGAAGGACAATATGGTGCCATCTTACCACAGGTCATCACAGCTGGAACCGTCACTCGCAGAGCTGTAGAACCAACATGGCTGACTGCAAGTAATGCTCGG aaaGATCGTGTAGGCAGTGAGCTGAAGGCCATGGTGCAGGTGCCTCCTGGGTATCACCTGGTGGGAGCAGATGTGGACTCTCAAGAGCTGTGGATCGCTGCCATACTGGGCGAAGCACAGTTTGCAGGAATGCATG GATGCACAGCGTTTGGATGGATGACGCTCCAGGGAAAGAAAAGTCAGGGCACGGATCTGCATAGCCGTACCGCAGATGCTGTGGGCATTAGCCGTGAACACGCCAAGGTCTTCAACTATGGCCGGATTTATGGGGCTGGCCAGCCGTTTGCTGAGCGACTGCTAATGCAGTTCAATCACAGACTAAGCCAACAGAAAGCAGCTAGTAAAGCTCGCCAGATGTACGCACTTACCAAAGGACTGCGTAG ATATCAGCTGTCTGAGGAAGGGGAATGGTTGGTAAAGGAGTTGAATGTGGAGGTGGAAAGAGCTGAGGATGGCAGCATCTCACTCCAGGATTTGCGTAAAATCTCCAAACTGGCATCTCAAAG AAGGAGCAAGAGGAAGTGGAATCTCACAGGGAAGCGTGTGTGGGCAGGCGGTACAGAATCAGAGATGTTCAATAAGCTGGAAAGTATCGCCCACTCTGAGGAACCAGCCACTCCAGTACTTGGCTGCAGGATTTCCAGAGCTCTGGAACCTTCTGCTGTTCATGACGAG TTCATTACCAGCAGAATAAACTGGGTGGTTCAGAGTTCAGCGGTGGACTATCTTCATCTAATGCTGGTGGCCATGCGGTGGCTGTTTGAGGAACACAACATTGACGGGCGCTTCTGCATCAGTATTCACGATGAGGTGCGTTATCTGGTAACGAGTGAAGATCGTCACAGAGCTGCACTGGCCCTGCAGATCACCAACCTGCTCACCAG GTGCATGTTCGCCTATAAACTGGGAATGATGGACTTGCCCCAGTCAGTGGCTTTCTTCAGTGCGGTGGACATCGATAAGTGCTTACGGAAAGAGGTGACTATGGACTGCGTGACTCCATCCAACCCCACAGGAGTGGAGCGGAGATACGGGTTAAGACAAG GTGAGGCGTTGGACATTTATCAGATTATAGAGATCACCAAAGCATCGTTGGCCAAAGGAAAACAGCAAGCTAGAAGGATATAA